The genomic region ctttgtactcaatttcaacttatcctttttgtttctattttaatttcaatgtatcttttattcagtttgaatccttattttcttatttatcttttatttccgTATCAAAGATGGTCGGCGAGCTTCTTCAGTTTTTCTTAACACTAGATCTCCAATGTTGAAGGATCTTGGTTGAACGCGTTTGGCATGTCTTCGTCCGAGTTGTTGTTGTAGAGCTCGGTGGCGAATGGCTGCTGTATTCCTGATTTCTTCTATTAAGTCGAGCTCTGCTTGGCGAGCTTGATCATGGTTCTCTGCTAGCGTTTGTAAGGATTGTTGTGAAACCTCCAGGGGAATCATAGCCTCGGATCCATATACCAAGCGGAATGGGGTCTCTTTAGTTGATGTATGCACTGTAGTGTTGTATGACCATAATACTTCTGGAATTAACTCGGCCCAGAGCCCCTTGGCGTTGTCGAGCTTTTTCCTTAAAGCGTGTAAGATGACCTTATTAGTGGCTTCAGCTAAGCCGTTAGATTGTGGGTGTTCCACAGATGAGAAGTGCTGGTTTATTCTCAGTTTCtacaaaaaatctttaaaattatgaTCGGTAAACTGCCGACCATTGTCTGTGACAATATGTCGAGGAATTCCATATCGGCATATGATGTATTTCTAAACAAAGGATATCATCTGGGAGGATGTGATTATCGCCAGGGGTTGTGCTTCAATCCACTTGCTGAAGTAATCAATAGCAACTACCAAATACTTCATCTGCCCAGGCGCAGTGGGAAACGGGCCGAGGATGTCAATCCCCCACTGGTTAAATGGCCAACTTACTGCAGACTGGTGAAGATGCTCGGCTGGAATGTTAATGATCGGTGCGTGTTTTTGACATTGATCACAAGTTCTGACCTTCTTTCTGCTATCCTCCCACAGACTCGGCCAGTAAAAGCCAGCTCGAAGTATTTTCTGTGGTAGGCTCCTTGCCCCCGAGTGTATCCCGCATATTCCTTCATGCGCCTCGGCTAACACAAGATCGGCCTCATTCCTGTCCAAACATTTCAAAAGTGGTCGGGAGTATCCCCGCCTATATAGAACGTTATTCATTAATGAGAAGAAAGAAGCTTGTCGTCGGAATCTTTTCTTATCTGAGATCTCTTTCGGAAGAGAGCCTTCCTTTAGGTACTGTATGTAAGGTAATTGCCAACTTGTCTCATTAAAAGAGTTTAAGGTGCTAATGATATATATACTCGGCTTGTCTAAAGTCGACTGCAGTAATGTTGCTGTGTGTGATTGTGTAGTGGCTAATTTTGATAGAATGTCAGCCCTATGATATTGGTCTCTTAGAATGTGGCAAAtttctattttttgaaaacaatttaCCAATTGCTGAACAATTTCTAAATATTTCAACAAAACTTGGTctttagtttgaaagacttgatTCACTTGTTCGACTATTAACAAAGAATCACAATAGACCTTTAAGCTGGTAATATGCAAATCAACGGCTAACCTGAGCCCAGCGACTAGGGCTTCGTATTCAGCCTGGTTATTGCTTGCTTTAAAGGAGAAACTGAGAGAATGCTCGAGTATAATGCCGTCCGGACTTTCTAACAATATTCCCGCCCCCGACCCTTGGGGGTTTGAAGCTCCATCCACAAACAAGGTCCAATCTGAGCTTTCGTCGTCCAGACATGGCTGGGTGAGCTCCGCCACAAAATCGGCTAAGTATTGGGACTTGACGGATCCTCTTGGTTGGTATTGAATATCAAATTTTGACAGTTCAATGGCCCATTTGATAAGTCTGCCTGCTAATTCTGGTTTTGAGAGGACTTGTCAGAGAGGCTGCTCAGTTCTGACGATGATAGTGTGGCCCTGGAAGTAAGGTCGAAGTCGTCTCGACGAGAAGACCAAGGCCAGTGCGAGCTTTTCCAATCTAGGGTATCGAAGCTCGGCGCCTTGCAGTGACTTGCTCACAAAATATATCGGCTGTTGACCTATCTCTGTTTCTGTTACAAGGACAGAACTGATTGCCACATCAGTAATAGACAAGTATATGTATAATGGCTCATTGATCTTTGGTTTTTGTAAAACAGGTGGTTTTGAAAGGAATTATTTTAGATTTTGAAATGCAGTTTCACAACTTTCAGTCCATTCAAAACGTTTTGTGTTCTTCTTTAAACATTGGAAAAAGTTAAAAGATTTTAATGCCAAACAGGGTAGAAATCTTGATAAAGCCGCGAGCCGTCCCGTTAGTCTCTGAACCTCTTTTACTGTTCTTGGATTTTTCATATCAAGTATTGCCTGACATTTTTCGGGATTTGCTTCTATTCCTCAGCTGGTGAGGATGAATCCGAGGAATTTTCCTCCGCGAACCCCAAAAGCGCACTTTTCAGGATTCAGTCTCATATTATATCGTCGGATTTGCCCAAAAATTTCGGCTAGGTCGTTGATATGAGAGCTGCCGACCATGGTTTTGGCGaccatgtcatccacataaacttcgATGTTCCGACCTATTTGGTTCTCGAAGATCTTATTCATTAATCGCTGATATGTCGCACATGcattctttaaaccaaaaggcataacaTTATAGCAATAATTACCATATTCAGTTATGAAGGCAGTTTTCTCTTGGTCAGATGGATGCATGAGGATCTGGTTATAGccagaatatgcgtccataaaactTAATGAACCATAACCGCAAGAATTGTCAACTAAAGTGTCAATGCAAGGTAAAGGATAAGCATCTTTAGGGCGTGCCTTATTTAAGTCAGTGaaatcgacgcacatgcgccacttaCCGTTACTATTTTTTACCATAACAACGTTGGCGAGCCATGTTGTGAACCTGATTTTTCGGATGAAGTTAGCAGTAATGAGCTTTTTGACCTCCGCAAGGGATGCAAGGCGTTTCTCGGCGCCgagatttcttttcttttgtgaGATTGGCCAAGCTTCTGGATTAATTGCCAATTTGTGCATAATGACGGATGGATCTATTCCGGGCATATCGGCAGGAGTCCAAGCAAATAAGTCGGCATTCTCACGTAAGAACCGTATGAGGGAGTCTTTTTCCTCAGTATTGATCGTCGTTACTACAAAAGTGAATTTCATGGGATCCTCAGTTAGGGGGACCTTCATTAAGTCCTCATTTGGCATAGGCCGATCTTCAAAGTCGGCTCGTGGATCTATTTCTGTCAATCTCGGCTGGTCTGGTTGTATGGAGTTGACCTGCGCCATGTGACTCTTTTTGATGGGCTTCAAGCTTATGTTATAGCATTGCCGAGCTTCATGGAGGTCACCGTATATGGTGGCCACTGTATTACCCTGTACAGGAAACTTAACACAAAGGTGAACTGTAGACATAATTGCTGCAAATCTATTTAAAAATGGTCTACCTAAGATAAGATTATACGGACTAAAGCAGTCGACAACAAGATATTGAATGTCTTGTGTCTTAAATAATGGTTGCTCaccgagtgtggtttgtaaccacacggAACCCAAAACAGGGACTCGCTCCCCTGAAAATCCGACCAAGTTTCCATGGTATGGTTGCAAAATGTTGCTGCTTAGTTTCATCTTTTCAAAGGTGGTAAAAAATAACACATCGGCACTACTTCCAGGATCGAGAAGCACCTTGCGAACTATTAGGTCCCCCAACTGAACGGAAATTACCACTGGATCGTCATAATTAGCATCTGTACGATTAAAGTCGGTTGAACGGAAAGTCACTTCTGGGACGTCCTGAATCGGCTGAGGAGCTTTAGGGGCATCTGTTACTGCCAACATGGCCCTATAGGCTCTTTTTCGGGCCGAGCTTGTATTTCCACCTCCAGCATATCCTCCCGAAATACAATTTATAATTCCTCTGGGTTGGGCTGGTGCTTTATCTTTCTCCTTTGATGATGGGGTTGCTGCTGATGGGTCGGAAGCCGAGGTTATTTTCTTTTGCATGTGCCCTGCAATAAATTTGTCGAGGTGACCTTGTCTTGCGAGGCGTTCGAGGAGATCCTTAGCAATTACACATTCATCGGTGGTGTGCCCGTGTTTCTGATGAAAGGTGCAATATTTGGATTTATCGACAGTTTTGGATTATGGGTAAGTGCCAGCTTTACGAGGAGGCTTGATTAATTTGGAGTTGAGTATTTTTTTGATAATGTCATCCCTCTTCGTGTTGAACTGTGTGTATGACTCGTAACGGGGAACGGGCTTAAAAGGTTTCTTGCTATCCCGGGGTTTGTCATCGTCTTTGATAATAGCTGACTTCTCTGCCTTTCGGGCTTGTCGAAGTTCTTCGACATCTATCTGTCCCTTGGCTTTTTCACAAAATTCTGCCAGGGTTTTCGGTTTAGTCACAGCAATGGTCTCCTGGAATTTGCCGGGACGAAGGCCGCTTTTAATAGCGTGGAGGTGGACTTCAGGATGAAGATCGGAGATTCTCATGGCGACCTTTGTAAAACGAGTAATATAATCCTTCAGGCTTTCTTGTGGGCCTTGTTTAATGGTCGTCAGGTAGTCGGAATCATGCAGGTATATTGCTGATGCTGCAAAGTGATCTTCGAATTGTTTGGCCAATTCCTGGAAATGCGATATTGAATCTGCAGGCAAAGAGCAAAACTAGTCAAGTGCAGGACCATCTAAAAAAGGACGGAAAATAACGACATAAAATAGGGTCGGATGCACCGTTAACGATCATAATAGATCGGAATTTTTTAATATGCTGCTTCGGGTCTCCTAACCCATCATATGGGGTTAAGGTCGTTGGCAGGGTGAACTGTCTGGGGAGTTGAAAATTCATTATGTCGGCCGTGAATGGGCCAGCAGAGTTGTCGTGCTCCTCTTCCTCAACTTCTGGTTGGGCATCTTCTTCCTCACGCTGAGGTGTTTCAGAAACATGGGTCGGCATTGATTGACGCTCATGATTTTCCTCTCGGTTATGATGATCATTGTTGTGCTCTAGCCGAGCATTAACTAATTGCGCAAGTTGATCTTGCATTCTTCGATTTTCCTCCGCCATTTGTTGATTTGCTTGTTGAAGTTCGGTCACCATCCGTAGGAGCTCGGATGGGGTAGGAGGAGGAGCATCAGCCATGAATGTATTTTAAGGGTGTTTTGGGACCTTTGTGAATGATATTTCAAAGTTGTTcagccccacggtgggcgccaaatgttcttgCCTGATTACTCCGAGATATAGCTCGTCCCCTGACAAGGTCGGTGAACTTCCAGAGTAGATCAAAATATACGTCGGCGATGGATGAACGGCGAGGGTGgatacctgcaaaggcactccgacgctcaagttagtatAAAGTGGATAATATATCTTGTTTTTGGAAAGATATCTCATACCTTTGTTAGCTTTCCTTGTCTGCTTTATATTAGTGAAAAATAGTCGGCCGTTTTCCTTAGGTTGTAACGCCCAAGAGGAGGATTAATTGTAAATCTGACGTTATTGATTAATGGTTGTTTATGGTCATTATGAAATCGTCGGTTATGATCGAATTTCAGACATTACTGAGCTATAACTTGTAACCGATGCTTACTGGTCATATCACCTTCATATCTGATTCCAATTCTAAAGTTAatctatttaaatatctaatcaaatacACCGATTTTTAACCGagatataagaataagaataagaaaggGTATGGGGAGcttatttaactttaatttattcCCTCGCACCATAGCAGAAGGCCGTCACATTAGGAACTTTTTGACCCTTTTCTCAATTCTCAATACCAAAGAGCAATGCCAAATCGcgtgcaaataaataaataaaattgtatAATTTTTTAAGCTTTTGAATATTAAATTGGTGATCGAATTAATAGAGTTAgaagttaaatttttttattattttaaatctaAAAAATCGTACTAATTTGAGGAATTAACCagttttttaatcaattttttagttttttagctGATTTTTTAtagcaattttttattttgaaccaAATCGATCTTATTGTTGATTTTCGATTAACCAAATCGGTTCTCAAAATCATGATGTTTTCTATGAAATTTTATGTAATTTTATATGAATATATTATCAATATATTCTCCCATCATATGTATTCTAGAATTTACAATATTTAAGAAAACATTTTTTGTTTTTGGGACAAAATGGATCATCATAGCTAGAATCCATCTTTCAAAACCTATATTGACTTATTGAGGTACCTACCATATAATTGCTCATATTTTGTAACCTTCCCCTCAATTATTAATCGGACCTTGTTCCTTTATTTGTTCATGCCCCTGTTCTGTTTTCTCTTTCACAAAGCAAGTATAGAAAAGTAAATAATATTacctttttaatatgtttttatccttaaattttttaaaacaaattaaaaatatctctaatatttaatttgttgtaattttatttttatcattttaaatatgttttaattatatGTTTTAG from Arachis ipaensis cultivar K30076 chromosome B02, Araip1.1, whole genome shotgun sequence harbors:
- the LOC107627125 gene encoding uncharacterized protein LOC107627125, yielding MQKKITSASDPSAATPSSKEKDKAPAQPRGIINCISGGYAGGGNTSSARKRAYRAMLAVTDAPKAPQPIQDVPEVTFRSTDFNRTDANYDDPVVISVQLGDLIVRKVLLDPGSSADVLFFTTFEKMKLSSNILQPYHGNLVGFSGERVPVLGSVWLQTTLGEQPLFKTQDIQYLVVDCFSPYNLILGRPFLNRFAAIMSTVHLCVKFPVQGNTVATIYGDLHEARQCYNISLKPIKKSHMAQVNSIQPDQPRLTEIDPRADFEDRPMPNEDLMKVPLTEDPMKFTFVVTTINTEEKDSLIRFLRENADLFAWTPADMPGIDPSVIMHKLAINPEAWPISQKKRNLGAEKRLASLAEVKKLITANFIRKIRFTTWLANVVMVKNSNGKWRMCVDFTDLNKARPKDAYPLPCIDTLVDNSCGYGSLSFMDAYSGYNQILMHPSDQEKTAFITEYGNYCYNVMPFGLKNACATYQRLMNKIFENQIGRNIEVYVDDMVAKTMVGSSHINDLAEIFGQIRRYNMRLNPEKCAFGVRGGKFLGFILTS